The Astyanax mexicanus isolate ESR-SI-001 chromosome 20, AstMex3_surface, whole genome shotgun sequence genome contains a region encoding:
- the LOC107197005 gene encoding olfactory receptor 2AT4-like, producing the protein MSMQSPTDSIQNNSLIHPPGFYIIGLISMPFANVYVIFLTLLYVITVICNCFVICIICMDHHLHVPKFIGVGNLAVVDLILSSSLIFAMIKIYLFKDNFVEFKLCLVQMYIYYSFLTLEAFSIAILAFDRLIAICFPLRQNTINTPTTMTAIVAAMWTLSHGVTILAVAAMTYLSFCNSVQVNSYFCDYGPVFRLACNDNSLQWTLATVLILLCNIVPLSFIVLSYTCILISVFQMKSVESRFKALATCTEHLILVAFFYIPMCIIFLVGLFRVPINQDLRIVGLSICSFITPCTNPIIYSLKTKELKSRVYFLINRTFHIQRRSVHPLHKT; encoded by the coding sequence ATGAGTATGCAAAGCCCAACAGATTCAATTCAGAATAATTCTCTTATTCATCCTCCAGGTTTTTATATCATTGGTCTTATCTCTATGCCTTTTGCAAATGTATATGTCATTTTCTTAACTTTGCTTTATGTCATAACTGTCATTTGTAACTGTTTTGTAATCTGCATTATTTGCATGGATCACCATTTGCATGTTCCCAAGTTCATTGGAGTGGGGAACTTAGCAGTGGTGGATTTGATCCTCAGTTCATCTCTCATCTTTGCTATGATTAAGATCTATCTGTTCAAAGACAATTTTGTGGAATTTAAATTGTGCTTGGTGCAAATGTACATATACTATTCTTTTTTAACACTTGAAGCCTTTTCCATTGCCATTCTCGCTTTTGATCGATTAATTGCAATATGTTTTCCTCTGAGACAGAACACCATTAACACGCCTACCACCATGACTGCTATTGTAGCTGCAATGTGGACACTTAGCCACGGTGTCACAATTTTAGCTGTTGCAGCTATGACGTATCTGTccttctgtaattcagttcaagtCAACAGCTATTTCTGTGACTATGGACCAGTTTTCAGACTAGCTTGTAATGATAATTCACTACAGTGGACCCTTGCCACAGTTCTGATTTTGTTGTGCAATATTGTCCCTCTGAGCTTCATTGTTTTGTCTTACACGTGTATTTTAATTTCTGTATTCCAAATGAAAAGTGTGGAAAGTCGATTTAAAGCTCTTGCCACATGTACAGAACATCTTATTCTTGTGGCCTTTTTCTATATTCCTATGTGTATCATTTTCCTGGTTGGACTTTTTCGAGTTCCAATCAACCAGGATCTGAGAATAGTTGGTTTGTCTATTTGTTCCTTTATCACACCCTGTACAAACCCCATTATCTATTCACTAAAAACCAAAGAGCTCAAGAGCAGAGTTTATTTTCTGATCAATAGAACATTTCATATTCAGAGACGTTCTGTTCATCCACTTCATAAGACATGA